The sequence AAGTGAGATTTTTCAGCGTGAATTCAGATTATTAGTCGAGTCTCAAATCGGatacaaaacacataaaacaaagaaaaaatagcTTTGTAATGATTATCACTAAGCATACCTTGTTAAGGTGACAACTTCAACACAAGGTGAATTCTTCCAAAAATCAAAATGATTTCTTAATATTTCCCTTGCTTTATCCTTTACATGTGAAGCACAATTAGCTTGTATCACAGTACAAATCTTTGATACACTTTTGACTTTCAACATTTCTTGAAGAACTCCACTTGTTGCTGAATATTTTGTAATCAAACAAAGAATCATTATGGCCTTTTCATCTACAATTGGAGAAACCTTTAAAATCCTCTTTGTAATCATAGCAATTCCAGCAGCATGACTTAAAAGTTGTGCCCTACCATCAGCACAAGAGcataaattgaataatatctcaaaaataagCTCTTTAgtctttttatttgatgaaaaattgatTTCGAGCTCGATGAGCTCGAAAATTGCCCTTGATTGAATCATAATGTTCCGGTTCTTGCCCGAATGACTAGTGTTTAGGATGACATGTAAAGCGTTGTCAACTCCTTTTTGTGCGATGGTGGTAGTATTACTACCACTCTCGCGTAAAACCCTAATTATTTTCTCGAATAATTGGGGTTTTAGTCTATCCAATGTGCTTGAATTTGCCTTCCCAATGATAGATCTCAAAAGGCTCATCGCGTGGTTCTTGATCGTTGCATGGTTTTGCATGTTGCGTTCAAGACCTAACGCCCATGTGATTGAATCTATTAATATCTCTTCGCGATTTTCGactttattattttcatgacAAGATGGAAAAGAATCCCAAATTAATGAAAGTGTACTAAGGGCTTTTTCAAGGCCATTAGTGTCACATTTCATGTAACATTGGATCAAGAAGTTAATTAGGGCTTCATGAACTCCAACTTCAACCATGTATGTGTTGTTTCTCTCATTATTCTCCTTAGCTAACATCTCCAACTTCTCTAACGTCTTGATATTCTCCGTCCTGGGGACGGAGAGATCAAGAACGAGGTTGAGGACGTAGCATTTGCTTAACGGAGGCTTAGTCGGAGTCAAGACTTGATCAACAACGTTGAATCCATTCGATACACACCACGATTGAATCAAACGACGGAGAGTGTGGTTTGGTGTTAGGTTTGAATCTCGTGACACGTGTAGCTTCGTGACCGGACAAATGGCGTTACTATTAGGGTTTTTGGAAAGCCAACATTCGATACTATCGCGATCATACGTAATACCAGTAACGATCGTTACAGGATCTTTCATGATTTGTAGAGAAATTGGACATATAAAATACTCCGGAATTTCAACATCTTCCATTAAAAGAgggaaaattttgaactttattTTTGTGGTTTTACAATATGGTTGTGTTATAAGAAATGTTATAATAAATGGAGAGGTGTGGAAAGGAGAAATAAAAAGTGGCTAAGTGTGTTGAAATAAATGAAGGAAAAAGATTGGAGACTAAAGAGTGGAAAAAATTGTGtaagttttatataattgaGAGAGAATTAATATTGGGATTGGTCAAAGTAAATAGTCATACTTTCTCACAATGTGATTGATTGTGTGGACTTTGGTCAAAGAAAAGAGCAACTACTAGCTAGTTGTTTCGATAGTTGTTTTGAGATctgaataatttaattttttttaatagtagtTAAGTTTGATATTCGTTTTGAgatttaattaactttattttatttgaagaagttaagtttaatattcattttgagATCTGATTAATCTGATTTTATTATGAATAGTTAAGTTTGATACAGTAAATTTAAGTATCATATCATAtgtaattgaaatttttgatatcgcaatttatttattttatgatagaaATACCGTGATTTTGATATTAATGTATTTAATATGAATAGTTCTTTTTTATTCcatatttattaaaagaatatCGAATATCACATTGAACcaaagtataaattaattacatgtacaattgatatatgtatattaCTATGACTAGTTTCCgagaacgtgcgttgcacgtttatccTAAAATCCTTCATATAAAGTTTGTActgcaaaaaataaatttagactatatatatatatatatatatatatcaagaatTAGCTATTATCACATTTGTTACCGACCCAAAGGTATATATGTACATTTCACAAATTTCGTCAATAATTTATTTCCTCgtaaatttaaagaataaagTTACAATGGTTCATATCAACGTATAAGACACCATTGAATCTCTTcatcttcatttttattctcTTCATGGTAATTTTTTTNNNNNNNNNNNNNNNNNNNNNNNNNNNNNNNNNNNNNNNNNNNNNNNNNNNNNNNNNNNNNNNNNNNNNNNNNNNNNNNNNNNNNNNNNNNNNNNNNNNNNNNNNNNNNNNNNNNNNNNNNNNNNNNNNNNNNNNNNNNNNNNNNNNNNNNNNNNNNNNNNNNNNNNNNNNNNNNNNNNNNNNNNNNNNNNNNNNNNNNNNNNNNNNNNNNNNNNNNNNNNNNNNNNNNNNNNNNNNNNNNNNNNNNNNNNNNNNNNNNNNNNNNNNNNNNNNNNNNNNNNNNNNNNNNNNNNNNNNNNNNNNNNNNNNNNNNNNNNNNNNNNNNNNNNNNNNNNNNNNNNNNNNNNNNNNNNNNNNNNNNNNNNNNNNNNNNNNNNNNNNNNNNNNNNNNNNNNNNNNNNNNNNNNNNNNNNNNNNNNNNNNNNNNNNNNNNNNNNNNNNNNNNNNNNNNNNNNNNNNNNNNNNNNNNNNNNNNNNNNNNNNNNNNNNNNNNNNNNNNNNNNNNNNNNNNNNNNNNNNNNNNNNNNNNNNNNNNNNNNNNNNNNNNNNNNNNNNNNNNNNNNNNNNNNNNNNNNNNNNNNNNNNNNNNNNNNNNNNNNNNNNNNNNNNNNNNNNNNNNNNNNNNNNNNNNNNNNNNNNNNNNNNNNNNNNNNNNNNNNNNNNNNNNNNNNNNNNNNNNNNNNNNNNNNNNNNNNNNNNNNNNNNNNNNNNNNNNNNNNNNNNNNNNNNNNNNNNNNNNNNNNNNNNNNNNNNNNNNNNNNNNNNNNNNNNNNNNNNNNNNNNNNNNNNNNNNNNNNNNNNNNNNNNNNNNNNNNNNNNNNNNNNNNNNNNNNNNNNNNNNNNNNNNNNNNNNNNNNNNNNNNNNNNNNNNNNNNNNNNNNNNNNNNNNNNNNNNNNNNNNNNNNNNNNNNNNNNNNNNNNNNNNNNNNNNNNNNNNNNNNNNNNNNNNNNNNNNNNNNNNNNNNNNNNNNNNNNNNNNNNNNNNNNNNNNNNNNNNNNNNNNNNNNNNNNNNNNNNNNNNNNNNNNNNNNNNNNNNNNNNNNNNNNNNNNNNNNNNNNNNNNNNNNNNNNNNNNNNNNNNNNNNNNNNNNNNNNNNNNNNNNNNNNNNNNNNNNNNNNNNNNNNNNNNNNNNNNNNNNNNNNNNNNNNNNNNNNNNNNNNNNNNNNNNNNNNNNNNNNNNNNNNNNNNNNNNNNNNNNNNNNNNNNNNNNNNNNNNNNNNNNNNNNNNNNNNNNNNNNNNNNNNNNNNNNNNNNNNNNNNNNNNNNNNNNNNNNNNNNNNNNNNNNNNNNNNNNNNNNNNNNNNNNNNNNNNNNNNNNNNNNNNNNNNNNNNNNNNNNNNNNNNNNNNNNNNNNNNNNNNNNNNNNNNNNNNNNNNNNNNNNNNNNNNNNNNNNNNNNNNNNNNNNNNNNNGAGATAACATGATTACATGAGAAAGTAGAATACATAATATAGGAAAATGGAGAATCTGCTAATAGAAGATAAAAACGTTACAAATTAAGTGATTCAAGAAGTGACCTTTTGATATCTTTAACCTAACACCTtaatatgagttttttttttttaaaaatgacaatGGTTTAAAGAGCATAATAAAAGTAGGTAACTTAAAAGGCTAAATCATTATTgctatatttttgaaattatttattccaatgcatgtatatttttttatctagtaAAATTTTATCTAGAAATCAATTATGAATGAAGGACAATAAATTTCCACTTTAAGAATGGAATTAGgtctttattatgttattaatttcagtaagtattatttaataatatctaTCATATGAACTAATATctaaaacataattaactattataggggtaaaatggtaattcaactttgggTTTTGGAGCttcacacttataataatatatgatagtgacaaatatataaatttgtatattagtataaaattaattatttggacGCTGGaacattaaaatgtttttattttttgtgtagtTGATCAACGAagaaattatttgtatattttttactatatttcttcatgtgtaagatgttatatgAAATATTAGAGACGTTTCTATTATAGGTGTATACATATAAGTCGAAGTtgaacaaattataattatcaatttatcatacagaacaaaatagtgaaaataaacttaaaaaaatacaatagcATAGTATTTTAAAAACACTCTACAAGGGGAAATCTTATACGAGAATAAATTATTTACACTATCagcatatgtatatataatttaaattcataaagcacgtaaatatttttcatctcaCATATCGAgttgaaatatcaaaataacatttttatttaaccGCGTTATTTTAGTTGTCCCTCTCTTAATAATTTAAAGTCTAAAACTCTACAAAAACCTTGCTGACTTCCAAAGTTTTTGGCTactttttggtttgttttgttatgaaaattattaaagttATCAATCAACTAAGAATATTATCATGAAAATTCTATAAACTTTTTGAAAGGTTctcaaaaaagttaaaatatcatatatattgtcttgtataaattaaatattattaatactgGTGAAGTAGTATATCAAccatttatgatattaattatatctaatttaaaattacttatttcctcaaatgtttatatttattttaagaaatttatttttatggatCGAATAGTCTTTTACGaatcaaatttctttttaagtgtAAATGGTAAACAAATTCAACACGTAATAAGGAATATAGCTATAtaagaacaaacaaaaagacaataaaaataaattattttctaaatttttttttctttagttgaGTCAAAAAAGCCAAGTCAATGGTAAGAGTGTTACAACAATCAATTTTGCAATTTGTGATTCAtagggaaaataaaataattgtgaTTCAtagggaaaataaaataaaataatgagattcTAGAAGGatacaaatcaaacaaattaattGGATGTATTTGAGAATG comes from Solanum pennellii chromosome 1, SPENNV200 and encodes:
- the LOC107016477 gene encoding E3 ubiquitin-protein ligase PUB24-like, which encodes MEDVEIPEYFICPISLQIMKDPVTIVTGITYDRDSIECWLSKNPNSNAICPVTKLHVSRDSNLTPNHTLRRLIQSWCVSNGFNVVDQVLTPTKPPLSKCYVLNLVLDLSVPRTENIKTLEKLEMLAKENNERNNTYMVEVGVHEALINFLIQCYMKCDTNGLEKALSTLSLIWDSFPSCHENNKVENREEILIDSITWALGLERNMQNHATIKNHAMSLLRSIIGKANSSTLDRLKPQLFEKIIRVLRESGSNTTTIAQKGVDNALHVILNTSHSGKNRNIMIQSRAIFELIELEINFSSNKKTKELIFEILFNLCSCADGRAQLLSHAAGIAMITKRILKVSPIVDEKAIMILCLITKYSATSGVLQEMLKVKSVSKICTVIQANCASHVKDKAREILRNHFDFWKNSPCVEVVTLTRYA